In a single window of the Micromonospora inositola genome:
- a CDS encoding TetR/AcrR family transcriptional regulator — MRGEQRGGLDQADRNPELMATVLDLLREVGYDRMTIDAVAVRAHVSKATIYRHWPGKAELVAAALRHRQVAVHTPADTGSLRGDLLELLRATAAICTADGALMQALTFAMRTSPELAQLVRQHVLPAGQVGTVAVVVRAAARGEIPAEAGERHLFHDLAPAMVMSRILTHGLPADDAFLTQLVDQVLIPVLRHRSA; from the coding sequence GTGCGGGGGGAACAGCGGGGCGGCCTCGACCAGGCCGACCGGAACCCGGAGTTGATGGCCACCGTCCTTGACCTGCTCCGTGAGGTCGGCTACGACCGGATGACGATCGACGCCGTCGCCGTCCGGGCCCACGTCAGCAAGGCCACCATCTACCGGCACTGGCCGGGCAAGGCGGAACTGGTGGCCGCCGCGCTGCGACACCGGCAGGTCGCCGTGCACACCCCCGCCGACACCGGCTCGCTCCGCGGTGACCTGCTGGAGCTGCTCCGCGCCACCGCCGCGATCTGCACCGCCGACGGCGCCCTCATGCAGGCGTTGACATTCGCGATGCGGACCAGCCCCGAGCTCGCCCAGCTCGTCCGGCAGCACGTGCTGCCGGCCGGCCAAGTCGGCACCGTCGCCGTGGTGGTCCGCGCGGCCGCCCGCGGCGAGATCCCCGCCGAGGCCGGCGAACGGCACCTCTTCCACGACCTCGCCCCGGCCATGGTGATGTCCCGGATCCTCACCCACGGTCTCCCCGCGGACGACGCGTTCCTCACCCAGCTCGTCGACCAGGTCCTCATCCCGGTGCTCCGCCACCGCTCCGCCTGA